A segment of the Candidatus Andeanibacterium colombiense genome:
TATGCGGCCGCGCCGATGCTGGTGTGGCTGGGCGTGCGGACCGACAGCTTCGTGCCTGAAGAAAGCGCCGCCGAGAAGCAGCAAACGAAGCTCGCCCAGGGCGAGGTCTAACCGACCAACCTGTCGTAATATTGCTCCAGCGCCGCCGCATTCGCTTCCCAGCTGTAGCGCGCGGCGTTGGCAGCGACGAATTGCGGCGGGACCGGATCGGCCAGCAACTCGGTTAGCGCGGCGGCGATCGCGCCGGCATCGCGCGCGACGATCCTCCCGGCGCTGGGATTACGCACCACCTCGCGCGCGCCGCCGGCATCGCAGATCACCAGCGGCGTCCCGCAGGCCAACGCTTCGACCCATGCATTGGCGAGCCCTTCGCTCGCCGAGGGCAACACCATCGCGGCGGCGGCCGAAAGCACGATCGGCAGCTGGTCGTGATCGATCGTACCGAGGAAATGCACCCGTGCGTTAACCCCGAGCTCATCGGCGAGGCGCTGTAGCGATTGCCGATCGGGCCCGGCGCCGACCAGCGCCAGCTCGGCTTCCGGCAGTTGCGCCAGCGCGCGGATCGCGAAAGCCTGGCCCTTGCGTTCGATCAGCGCGCCGACGCAGGCGATCAACACCCGTTCCGGCGCGACCCGCAACCCGAAATCGGCCGCCAGCGCCAGCCGCGCATTGTCGCGCCCGAGCGGGTGGAAGCGGGTGCGGTCGAGCCCGGTGTAATGAACCGCGATCTTATGGCGCGGGAGGCCCATCGCGGCCATGTCGTCCGCCAGCGGGCCCGACACGGCCAGCAGGCCGGCGGCCTGGGTTCCCGCTGCGACCATCGCCGCGCGCGCCCAGTCCTTGCGGCCCCACAGATGGATGTCCGCCCCGCGTGCCTTGATCGACAGCGGCAGGCCCAGCGCGCTCGCGATCGAGGCGGCGGCGGGACCGTCCGGATAGAAGAATTGCGCATCGACAAGATCGAATGGCTGTTGGGCATGCAGGCGCCGCGCCAGCGGCAGCACCGCGCGCGCGATCGCGGCAGGATTGCGCCGCGCGAAGCCCGGTATCAGCGTGAAGCGGGGCCGGCGGACATGCACCCCGTGCTCATCGCCGCTCGCCAGCGCCCCCGCGAGCTTGCGGTAGCGCCCGAACACCACCGGCGGAATGCCGACCGGATTGATCACCGTGACGTCCCAGTTGCGGCGTTCCGCCAGCGCCTCCATCTGCCGCGCGACGAAGGTCCCGAAGCGCGGGGCCACCGCATTGGGATAGAGCGTCGCGAGCGAGAGGACCCGGCGCATCGCCAATCCCCTAAAGCTTGCGCACCAGCATTTCGGCGACGCCCAGCCATTCCGGACCGTCGATCACGATCTGGCGCTGGCCCGCGCCCGGCGGCAACACGCCGACCATCGTGCCTTGCCGGTCGATCAGGCGCCCGAACGCGAAACGCCCGCCCTTGCGCGGCACCAGCACGTCGCGGTTGATCATCTTCGCCGCATCCTCGGGCGGCAGGCGGCGCAGCCACAGCTGGTCGCCCCGGCGGTATTCGCCGGCCCCGGCCTCGATCGCGAGGCACAGCAGCGGCGCGCCGCCTTCGAGCTCGGTCGGCAGGATCGCGTCGCGCGGGGTCGAAAGCGGCTCCGGCCCGGCTTCGGTCAACCGCGCGACGACTTGCGGTTGCGCTGCCTTCTCGCCCCGCACCAGCATCTCGGGATCGACTTCCAGCGCGGCGGCGATGCGGTTCATCCACACCAGCGACAGGTTGCGCATCCCGGTCTCAAGCCGGCCGATGGTCTGCGCGGTGGTGGCGGGCACGCAGCGTTCAGCCACGTCGGCCAGGGTCAGGCCCTTTTCTTTGCGAATGTCGCGTATACGGTTGATCATCCCGCTCTCCCATAACCGATTTGGTTTTTCCCCTTTCCTACAAGCATCGACTCTTGGCAAGGCCGCTTTTCGTCCTCTCCACGAAAGGGTTTCCGATGAAGCAGCACCTCGTCGAACGCGAACTGACGCCGGCCGGGCCGCGCCGCGGCGGCGGGGTCGGGCGGAGGCGGCGCAGCGTTACGGTGAACCTCGCCGAATCCCCGCTTTCCTGGCTTCACGCCCGGGGCCATCTAAGCGACCGGCTGCTGGACGCGGGCGAGCGGCTGCGCGCCGATTACGAACGCGCCGCGCTCGGGCCGAGCGTGACCATGCGCTGGGATCCGGTGCGGGTGAAAGGGGGGCAGGCAGGGCTGATCTCGACCGAGCGCCAGATCGCGGCCAAAGCGCGATTCGACGGCGCGATCGCCGCGGCCGGCAACGGGCTGGCCGATATTCTCTGGCGGGTCGTCTGCGCGTGCGAGCCGGTGTCCGCAGCGGAAAAGGCGCTCGATTGGCCGGCGCGCAGCGGCAAGCTGGTGCTACGGATCGCGCTGGAACGGGTCGCGGACTTCTATCGCATCCGGTGAGCGCGGGTTGTCCACAGGAAAGCCCGTGGCAAGGCCGGTTTAACTTCCGGTTCAGCCTGTCCGTTAACGACCCGGGCATCCTGAATCCGCACATAATCGCCGGTGCTGAACCGACTTCTCATGGCGATCCTTTTCCTGTTCGCTTATTGCGGGCTGGCGATGGTCGCGCTGCCGCAGGGCGGGGTTGAAAGCGGGCCGGCGCTGGTATGGCCCGCGGCCGGCCTTCTGGTCGCGATCCTGCTGCACGCGCCTCGCGCGCAATGGCCGATCTTTCTGGCCCTTGCCGGCGCCGGCAGCGGCGGGGTAGCGTTGCTGATGGGCGGCGGCCCGGTGATCGCGGCGATCCTTGCGGTGGTCCACGTGCTCGAAGCGTGGATCGCGGCACGGCTGCTGCGGCGGCGGAAGCGGCGCGAGGCTGAATTGCTGCGCGAATGGCTGGCCGATGCCGCCGCGATCGGCGCGGTCGCCCCGATCGTCGCCGGGCTGGTGCTGGCGACGCTGATGTACCGCATCGCGGGCTGGCCGTGGCAAGTCCAGTTCACGCGCTATGTGTTCGCCCATGCGCTGGGCATCATGGCGTTCTTCCCGATGTTCAGCCTGCTGATCGGCGGCGGCTTCGCGAGCTGGTACGAGCGCCAGAACGCGGGGCGCCGGCTGGAAGTGTTCGCGTTCCTCGGCCTTACCGCGCTGACCACCTGCGCGGCGCTGTGGCAGGCCGGGCTGGCAGCCTATCTCGTGCCGATCCTGATCGCGCTGATCGCGATCTGCCGCTTCGGGATGAAGGCCGCCTCGATGGCGGTGTTCACGATCGCGGTGGCCGGCTGGGGCGCCTATGTCGCCGGCACCCAGGTAACCGCTCTCCTGCCGCTGGAAGTGCCTGCGGGCGAGCACTTCCTGCAGTTCTATTTCGCGGTAACGGTGATCTGCCTCCAGCCGCTGGCCGGGCACCTGACCCAGAACCGCCAACTGGCAAGCGCGCTGAAAAGCCGCGGTGAGGCGTCGACCGCAGTCGAACTGTCGCTCCAGGCCAAGGATTTCGCGATCGCCGAGAGCCAGCGGATGTACCGCCTGCTGGCCGAGAACATGAGCGACATCGTGCTCAAGACCGACCGCGAGGGCTATATCCTCTACGCTTCGCCCAGCGCGGAGAAGCTCGGCGAAACGCATGCGATCGAATTGATTGGGCGCAATGTGCTGGATTTGATCCATCCCTCCTATGCCGCCTCGTTCCAGTCGGAATTCGACAGCGTGGTCGGCGGCGGAACCGCGGCATCGTCGTGGCACGAGTTCCTTGGCTCATCCAGCGCCGGGGGCGAGCACTGGTTCGA
Coding sequences within it:
- a CDS encoding glycosyltransferase → MRRVLSLATLYPNAVAPRFGTFVARQMEALAERRNWDVTVINPVGIPPVVFGRYRKLAGALASGDEHGVHVRRPRFTLIPGFARRNPAAIARAVLPLARRLHAQQPFDLVDAQFFYPDGPAAASIASALGLPLSIKARGADIHLWGRKDWARAAMVAAGTQAAGLLAVSGPLADDMAAMGLPRHKIAVHYTGLDRTRFHPLGRDNARLALAADFGLRVAPERVLIACVGALIERKGQAFAIRALAQLPEAELALVGAGPDRQSLQRLADELGVNARVHFLGTIDHDQLPIVLSAAAAMVLPSASEGLANAWVEALACGTPLVICDAGGAREVVRNPSAGRIVARDAGAIAAALTELLADPVPPQFVAANAARYSWEANAAALEQYYDRLVG
- a CDS encoding diguanylate cyclase, translated to MAILFLFAYCGLAMVALPQGGVESGPALVWPAAGLLVAILLHAPRAQWPIFLALAGAGSGGVALLMGGGPVIAAILAVVHVLEAWIAARLLRRRKRREAELLREWLADAAAIGAVAPIVAGLVLATLMYRIAGWPWQVQFTRYVFAHALGIMAFFPMFSLLIGGGFASWYERQNAGRRLEVFAFLGLTALTTCAALWQAGLAAYLVPILIALIAICRFGMKAASMAVFTIAVAGWGAYVAGTQVTALLPLEVPAGEHFLQFYFAVTVICLQPLAGHLTQNRQLASALKSRGEASTAVELSLQAKDFAIAESQRMYRLLAENMSDIVLKTDREGYILYASPSAEKLGETHAIELIGRNVLDLIHPSYAASFQSEFDSVVGGGTAASSWHEFLGSSSAGGEHWFDTRIRVWRGEDHNFSGTIITLRGIAERKALEQQLFAAILTDPLTNLTNRRAFNSMLQYHLEAPIEGCLAIFDIDDFRSINREYGHETGDKVLTTVARLLRSLMRKDDIISRIGGERFAVLLSGANPDQAEALCQRVVMTLADISGPEGMGGPKTTVSAGVARIRGTLDETMKRADAAVVIAKAKGRNRLEMATGTRQRWSPGQVPWIEG
- a CDS encoding DUF6456 domain-containing protein: MKQHLVERELTPAGPRRGGGVGRRRRSVTVNLAESPLSWLHARGHLSDRLLDAGERLRADYERAALGPSVTMRWDPVRVKGGQAGLISTERQIAAKARFDGAIAAAGNGLADILWRVVCACEPVSAAEKALDWPARSGKLVLRIALERVADFYRIR
- a CDS encoding helix-turn-helix transcriptional regulator, whose product is MINRIRDIRKEKGLTLADVAERCVPATTAQTIGRLETGMRNLSLVWMNRIAAALEVDPEMLVRGEKAAQPQVVARLTEAGPEPLSTPRDAILPTELEGGAPLLCLAIEAGAGEYRRGDQLWLRRLPPEDAAKMINRDVLVPRKGGRFAFGRLIDRQGTMVGVLPPGAGQRQIVIDGPEWLGVAEMLVRKL